A single region of the Denticeps clupeoides chromosome 18, fDenClu1.1, whole genome shotgun sequence genome encodes:
- the vgll1 gene encoding transcription cofactor vestigial-like protein 1, with protein sequence MEESADKQVAAHTEDQTGRVVYTYFQGDISSMVDAHFSRALNKPKENFYKDTEYSHWTLQPQSWLGTSSGHSQTGRVEQPPTSPSLSPTIWAGSLELPPVMYPPRPSAELQYTNTWLGLLQSEEPKLSTVVVAPTKAELLPSWIAHASDISHNPGAEKKYLYWN encoded by the exons ATGGAGGAGAGTGCTGACAAGCAAGTTGCTGCGCACACAGAGGACCAGACGGGCAGAGTTGTGTACACCTACTTCCAGGGTGACATCAGCAGTATGGTGGACGCTCATTTCTCTCGTGCCCTCAACAAACCAAAGGAAaatttttaca aagacacaGAATATAGTCATTGGACCTTGCAGCCTCAATCCTGGTTGGGCACATCCTCTGGACATTCTCAGACTGGCAGAGTTGAGCAGCCTCCAACAagtccctctctgtctcccacAATATGGGCTGGTAGTTTGGAACTCCCTCCTGTGATGTACCCCCCAAGACCGTCTGCTGAACTTCAGTATACAAACACATGGCTCGGCCTGCTCCAGAGCGAAGAGCCAAAGCTgagcacagtggtggtggctcCAACCAAAGCTGAACTCCTTCCCAGCTGGATAGCTCATGCCTCGGACATCAGTCATAATCCCG GGGCAGAGAAGAAATATCTATACTGGAACTGA
- the cd40lg gene encoding CD40 ligand, translated as MINTFHTSLPPPPVPPRLGHRRSEPRQNSPLVWFLSVVLVLHMIVTLLGFIYLFQRSNQGNQISQLEARADKLSSERLHQPLAHMSLKNNNPTCTVEDKVPCVLVWNNDHSVRVNVDTEGPSRLKIKQTGYYYVYSQVTFSKRDVKTSPQNSIIKSTDQSLRETHNKKDEVLLDSYCSVGYTSQCSAFQGGIFKLEQDEELYVRVTNLTWVSPDWNSTFFGLYKLPNDL; from the exons ATGATAAACACCTTCCACACCAGCCTGCCACCACCTCCTGTGCCCCCTCGGCTGGGCCACCGTCGGTCAGAACCTCGGCAGAACTCCCCCCTGGTCTGGTTTTTGTCAGTGGTGCTGGTTCTCCACATGATTGTCACATTACTTGGATTCATCTACCTGTTTCAGAGAAGCAACCAGGGCAACCAG ATCTCACAACTTGAAGCTAGAG CTGACAAGCTGAGTAGTGAAAGACTACATCAACCACTAGCTCATATGTCGCTGAAGAACAACAATCCAACATGCACAG TTGAGGACAAGGTGCCATGTGTCCTGGTGTGGAACAATGACCACTCCGTGCGGGTGAACGTGGACACCGAAGGCCCCAGCAGATTGAAGATCAAGCAGACTGGCTACTACTACGTCTACTCTCAGGTCACCTTTTCCAAAAGGGACGTCAAAACATCGCCTCAGAACAGCATAATCAAGTCCACTGACCAAAGCCTAAGGGAAACACATAATAAGAAAGATGAAGTCCTGCTGGATTCCTACTGTTCTGTAGGCTACACTAGCCAGTGCAGTGCCTTCCAAGGAGGAATTTTCAAACTGGAGCAAGACGAGGAACTCTACGTCAGAGTCACAAATCTGACCTGGGTTAGCCCTGACTGGAACTCCACCTTTTTCGGATTATACAAATTGCCAAATGATCTATAA